From the genome of Podospora bellae-mahoneyi strain CBS 112042 chromosome 2, whole genome shotgun sequence:
TCGCCGACCCGGAACAACCCGAGCATGCAACCAAGAACAGGCCGGACAAGTCAAAGGCGGTCGATCATGAACTGGGGGTCCGCTTTGTGCAGAATCTTGGGCTTCAGAATGCAGCTGATATCGTCAAAATGATACGGTGGAACGACAAGTACGGCATCAAGTTTATGCGCCTCAGCTCCGAGATGTTTCCCTTTGCCAGTCATGCTGAACACGGGTACAAACTGGCCCCCTTTGCATCAGACATTCTAGCCGAGGTAGGTAGAGTGGCTGCCGAGCTCGGCCACCGTCTCACGACACATCCCGGCCAGGTATGATCCCTTGCGCAAGAAGCACTGGGGTCTCGATGTCGTTGCTGACAAGGATTCTTGTGCTTTTAGTTTACCCAGCTCGGATCTCCCCGCAAGGAAGTCATCGAGGCTTCCGTTCGAGACCTTGCGTATCACGACGAGATGCTATCCCTCCTGCGGCTGCCGGGGCAGCAAGATCGCGATGCCGTCATGATCCTTCACATGGGTGGGGTTTATGGAGACAAGGCCGCGACTCTGGATCGATTCCGTGCCAACTATGCCGAGCTCTCCCCATCGATCAAGAATCGGTTAGTTCTTGAGAATGACGACGTTTCTTGGAGTGTTCATGACCTGCTGCCTGTCTGCGAAGAACTCAACATTCCACTCGTACTcgattaccaccaccacaacatcatcttcgACCCTTCAAAGTGCCGAGAGGGGACGCTGGACATCTCGCAGCCAGAAATCATGGAACGCATCACAGCAACCTGGCGGCGCAAGGGAATCACACAAAAGATGCACTACAGCGAGCCATGTCCGGGCGCCGTTACACCACGGGACAGGCGCAAGCACAGCCCACGAGTCATGACGCTGCCGCCCTGTCCGCCGGATATGGACCTCATGATTGAAGCCAAGGATAAGGAGCAGGCCGTCTTTGAACTGATGCGTACCTTCAAGCTCCCAGGGTTTGAAAAGATCAATGACATGGTTCCGCATGAGAGGTTTGACGAGCCAAGACCTGTCCCACGAGTTGCGTCGGCAACAAAGAGTAAGAAATCCAAAACAGGAGCCAACGTCAGGCGGAAGCGAGCggtcgatgaagaggagcCGGCCGAAGCAGACGACACGGCCGTCGCCGAATCAGATGCCATCAAGACAGAGGCGGCTCAGGTTTCTGAAGTTACGGTCACGGCGCTGGAgtttgggatgggtggtCCCGATAATCGGGTTTACTGGCCACCAGGCATGGAGGAGTGGTTGAAGCCGAGGAAGAGACAATCCAACAATAGCACCAAATCAGGCAAACGGGAtttggaggaagatgacgaagacACAGGAGAAAATCTGGAAGAAGCCGAAGGGATCTAGAGAGATGTCATGGCCTAGTAATGAAACATTACCTCATCTTCAAGAATTGACTCTTATTTACCGTAAAACCGACAAGGTCTTCTCCCAATGCTGCTTCTATATACATGCAAGATGTCCCTTTGTTTTTCCACTGCGCCGCCCAAAATGATGCAATGACAAGccccaaaaagaagaagagaaaaagaaaaagacaacaGAACCCCCTTCCTAAAGGGCCTTGAGTGCAGAACTCCAGCTGCCCTGCTCTGGTTGGTGTCTTGAAGGTGGCTCAGTCTGATAACTCCTTCCCCTCGTTTGTCGACTGGGCAATGATTCCTGGACAAGCCCCAGCGACGGATCTAGGTAGATGAGGCGCGGGAGATGGGGTTTCCCGGGGTAGAGAGATGCTGAAGGACGTGTGCAAGCCTGCTTGTTACTGAGAAACAAGGGCACAGggtaaaaaagaaaaaaggtatagaaagggtggtggtgaggtgattAAGACTGGATAAGTGGCAAAGGAAGCAGGCCAAAAAATGATGAAACGTAGCGAGCGTGGGCAACCGAGTGCGTCCAGAGATCGAGAGTGTCGAAGTGCAGCGCAGGACAAGGCACCCCAGAGACTCAGGCAGAGCTTGAAACCTGCGTCGAGGCCTGGGCAACCTCTCCCCTCAACTCTCTGCACCGGGGATTGGAGCAGGTGCCGCAGAACAAGGTGCTTTTGCCGTAAGCCTTGATGGTGTCGCAGGAGCAGGTGATCGACTTGGAGATCAAAGTCGTCGAGCAGGCGTAGGATATCGAAGTGCCGCACATTTTCTTCTCGTGATTCTCTTTGCTACTGTGGTGGAGGGATGACGGTTGCTAATGTCGTCTTGTCGACATCCGGAACGGGTGATGGCCGGC
Proteins encoded in this window:
- the MUS18 gene encoding UV-damage endonuclease (EggNog:ENOG503NXY6; COG:L), with amino-acid sequence MARKAGSVSKQVSNPESPIRPQVLLRRSNRNLAQSQKMTDEEDESREIQGKILGIRKGADSGDAPEDTADDVQSSGKEGLRFAIEGLARMERRLQRATKRQKLKVEETNLTETLDEDEYKPPDEVATAGWKQRHQNPGVSKQPDRQDRAQRGMFGGEGLDLKDEAPVATEEALDTVKRGAARPPPVNSHYLPLPWRGRLGYACLNTYLRTAKPPVFSSRTCRMASIIDHRYPLADPEQPEHATKNRPDKSKAVDHELGVRFVQNLGLQNAADIVKMIRWNDKYGIKFMRLSSEMFPFASHAEHGYKLAPFASDILAEVGRVAAELGHRLTTHPGQFTQLGSPRKEVIEASVRDLAYHDEMLSLLRLPGQQDRDAVMILHMGGVYGDKAATLDRFRANYAELSPSIKNRLVLENDDVSWSVHDLLPVCEELNIPLVLDYHHHNIIFDPSKCREGTLDISQPEIMERITATWRRKGITQKMHYSEPCPGAVTPRDRRKHSPRVMTLPPCPPDMDLMIEAKDKEQAVFELMRTFKLPGFEKINDMVPHERFDEPRPVPRVASATKSKKSKTGANVRRKRAVDEEEPAEADDTAVAESDAIKTEAAQVSEVTVTALEFGMGGPDNRVYWPPGMEEWLKPRKRQSNNSTKSGKRDLEEDDEDTGENLEEAEGI